Proteins encoded together in one Streptomyces sp. TLI_171 window:
- the pdxH gene encoding pyridoxamine 5'-phosphate oxidase, translating into MRRHYQHAGLAEGELAGDPFQQFTRWFHEAGEAGVTEPNAMVLSTADAEGLPSSRTVLLKGYDPRGFVFYTNYGSRKGTDLAANPNASLLFPWIALARQVVIAGRVEKVGRDETAAYFRTRPHGSQLGAWASEQSSPVADRGVLEQRYADLAARYPEGEGVPVPPFWGGYRVVPRTVEFWQGRENRLHDRLRYVADGEGWRVERLCP; encoded by the coding sequence ATGCGCCGGCATTACCAGCACGCGGGCCTTGCCGAGGGCGAGCTCGCCGGCGACCCCTTCCAGCAGTTCACCCGCTGGTTCCACGAGGCGGGCGAGGCCGGGGTGACCGAGCCCAACGCGATGGTGCTCTCCACCGCCGACGCCGAGGGCCTGCCGTCCTCCCGCACCGTGCTGCTGAAGGGCTACGACCCGCGCGGCTTCGTGTTCTACACCAACTACGGCTCCCGCAAGGGCACCGACCTGGCCGCCAACCCGAACGCCTCGCTGCTCTTCCCGTGGATCGCGCTGGCCCGCCAGGTGGTGATCGCCGGCCGGGTGGAGAAGGTCGGCCGGGACGAGACCGCCGCCTACTTCCGCACCCGCCCGCACGGCTCCCAGCTCGGCGCCTGGGCCAGCGAGCAGTCCAGCCCGGTGGCCGACCGCGGCGTGCTGGAGCAGCGCTACGCCGACCTCGCGGCCCGCTACCCGGAGGGCGAGGGCGTCCCCGTCCCGCCGTTCTGGGGCGGCTACCGGGTGGTCCCGCGCACCGTCGAGTTCTGGCAGGGCCGGGAGAACCGGCTGCACGACCGCCTGCGCTACGTGGCCGACGGCGAGGGCTGGCGGGTCGAACGGCTCTGTCCCTGA
- a CDS encoding FxsB family cyclophane-forming radical SAM/SPASM peptide maturase, whose product MTRPLVPFSQFVLKMHARCDLACDHCYIYEHADTSWREKSRATSEAVLARTAERIAEHARTHRLPAVHVVLHGGEPLLAGPALLGRAAELLRAALPPECALDLRIHTNAVQLGPRFLDLFAAHDIKVGVSLDGDRAANDRHRRYADGRSSHAKVLAAVDLLRSPPYRHLYAGLLCTVDVENDPVAVLDALLALEPPRVDFLLPHATHEQPPKRPAGMGGTPYADWLLAVYRRWDALGRPVPVRTFDSIHRTLRGRSSLTESLGLDPADLVVVETDGSLEQADSLKTAYDGAPATGFTVFAHTLDQVAAHPGMVERQSGLAGLAEECRACPVVRSCGGGLYAHRYRGDGSDFRNPSVFCGDLMKLITTVRDRTATAATVPPQDAPGAALSDRHLDELAAGYGGPDAVRALARAQLGLTRRLVAAVGTAAPAWALATELDTGHTAALDAVLTHPYARAWAVRCLRGEAGADLGGMAELAAAAALRARHRFELALPVRSGAVHLPTLGRVLVGGAGEAVLTGDPDGFTVGGVRIGWDTPGDARWQPVRRVALADGWTVALEDTDPQRDSHQWPVADRLPQPEVQAWAGALREAWELIGRDLPGYAPGIRAGLSTLTPLRPGPDGRDVSAAARQAFGAVGIARPGTAPALALLVAHEFQHVKLGAVLDFHDLYDRADGRLFHAPWRPDPRPLEGLLQGTYAHLAVTEFWATRVRAYDGLRNGPAEHARVQLAAWRAHTAEAVETLAGSGALTPLGARFADGMRAAVEPWLAVPVGAAAESAAREAAAENLAQWRARVAAGG is encoded by the coding sequence ATGACGCGCCCGCTGGTGCCGTTCTCCCAGTTCGTGCTGAAGATGCACGCACGCTGCGACCTGGCCTGCGACCACTGCTACATCTACGAACACGCGGACACCAGCTGGCGCGAAAAAAGCCGCGCCACCTCCGAGGCCGTGCTGGCCCGCACCGCCGAACGGATCGCGGAGCACGCCCGCACCCACCGGCTGCCCGCCGTCCACGTGGTGCTGCACGGCGGTGAGCCGCTGCTCGCCGGGCCCGCCCTGCTCGGCCGGGCCGCCGAACTGCTGCGCGCCGCCCTGCCCCCCGAATGCGCTCTCGACCTGCGCATCCACACCAACGCGGTGCAGCTGGGACCGCGGTTCCTCGACCTGTTCGCCGCGCACGACATCAAGGTCGGCGTCTCGCTGGACGGCGACCGGGCGGCCAACGACCGGCACCGCCGCTACGCCGACGGCCGCAGCAGCCACGCCAAGGTGCTCGCCGCCGTCGACCTGCTGCGCAGCCCCCCGTACCGGCACCTGTACGCCGGGCTGCTGTGCACCGTCGACGTGGAGAACGACCCCGTCGCGGTGCTGGACGCGCTGCTCGCGCTGGAACCGCCCCGGGTGGACTTCCTGCTGCCGCACGCCACTCACGAGCAGCCGCCCAAACGGCCCGCCGGAATGGGCGGAACCCCCTACGCGGACTGGCTGCTGGCGGTGTACCGGCGCTGGGACGCGCTCGGCAGGCCGGTGCCGGTGCGTACCTTCGACTCGATCCACCGCACGCTGCGGGGCCGCTCCAGCCTCACCGAGTCGCTCGGGCTGGACCCGGCCGACCTGGTGGTGGTGGAGACCGACGGGTCCCTCGAGCAGGCCGACAGCCTGAAGACCGCCTACGACGGCGCGCCCGCCACCGGGTTCACGGTCTTCGCGCACACCCTGGACCAGGTCGCCGCGCACCCCGGCATGGTGGAGCGGCAGTCCGGGCTGGCCGGGCTGGCCGAGGAGTGCCGGGCCTGCCCCGTGGTGCGCTCCTGCGGCGGCGGGCTGTACGCGCACCGCTACCGGGGCGACGGCTCCGACTTCCGCAATCCCTCCGTCTTCTGCGGGGACCTGATGAAGCTGATCACCACCGTCCGCGACCGCACCGCGACCGCCGCCACCGTCCCGCCGCAGGACGCGCCCGGCGCCGCGCTGAGCGACCGTCACCTCGACGAGCTCGCCGCCGGGTACGGCGGGCCGGACGCCGTCCGGGCTCTGGCCCGGGCCCAACTCGGACTCACCCGGCGACTGGTGGCCGCCGTCGGCACGGCCGCCCCGGCCTGGGCGCTGGCCACCGAACTGGACACCGGGCACACCGCCGCGCTGGACGCCGTGCTCACCCACCCCTACGCCCGCGCCTGGGCGGTGCGCTGCCTGCGCGGCGAGGCGGGCGCGGACCTCGGCGGGATGGCCGAGCTGGCCGCCGCCGCCGCGCTGCGCGCCCGGCACCGGTTCGAGCTGGCGCTCCCGGTCCGCTCCGGGGCGGTCCACCTGCCCACGCTCGGACGGGTGCTGGTCGGCGGCGCGGGCGAGGCGGTGCTCACCGGCGACCCGGACGGGTTCACCGTCGGCGGCGTCCGGATCGGCTGGGACACCCCCGGCGACGCCCGCTGGCAGCCGGTCCGGCGGGTGGCCCTCGCCGACGGCTGGACGGTCGCCCTGGAGGACACCGACCCGCAGCGCGACAGCCACCAGTGGCCGGTCGCGGACCGCCTGCCGCAGCCGGAGGTCCAGGCCTGGGCCGGGGCGCTGCGCGAGGCCTGGGAGCTGATCGGCCGCGACCTGCCGGGATACGCGCCGGGCATCCGGGCCGGGCTGTCCACCCTCACCCCGCTGCGGCCCGGACCGGACGGGCGGGACGTCTCCGCCGCCGCCCGGCAGGCGTTCGGCGCGGTCGGCATCGCCCGCCCCGGTACCGCGCCCGCCCTCGCGCTGCTGGTCGCCCACGAGTTCCAGCACGTCAAACTGGGCGCGGTACTGGACTTCCACGACCTGTACGACCGCGCGGACGGCCGGCTGTTCCACGCGCCGTGGCGGCCCGACCCGCGCCCGCTGGAGGGGCTGCTGCAGGGCACCTACGCGCACCTCGCGGTGACCGAGTTCTGGGCCACCCGGGTGCGCGCCTACGACGGTCTGCGCAACGGGCCCGCGGAGCACGCCCGGGTGCAGCTGGCCGCCTGGCGGGCGCACACCGCCGAGGCGGTGGAGACGCTGGCCGGATCGGGGGCGCTCACCCCGCTCGGCGCGCGGTTCGCCGACGGGATGCGCGCGGCCGTCGAGCCCTGGCTGGCGGTACCGGTCGGCGCGGCGGCCGAGTCCGCCGCGCGGGAGGCCGCGGCGGAGAACCTCGCGCAGTGGCGGGCCAGGGTCGCGGCCGGCGGCTGA
- a CDS encoding aminoglycoside N(3)-acetyltransferase, translating into MYSVAELTTHLDKLGVQPGETLLVQASLRAVGPVADGARGVAEALRGALGADGTLVVYTATPENSRTSSYYRADTAGMSPAQLRNYHARMPAWDLVDTPASPTLGRLSEEVRQLPGARRSGHPQTSFAAIGPLAEWLTRDHRWRSHLGPESPAQRLYESGARCLMIGVPVWCCTPLHLLEYWQPDREDQHYRCVVRTPEGRRQWRSFTGTRLRDEHFPAMGEVLAAGLSDLLESGPVGDAHCFLMPIREAVDLADKWYRTRPS; encoded by the coding sequence TTGTACTCCGTCGCGGAACTCACCACGCACCTGGACAAGTTGGGCGTCCAGCCGGGGGAGACCCTGCTGGTGCAGGCTTCGCTGCGGGCGGTCGGGCCGGTCGCGGACGGCGCGCGCGGGGTGGCGGAGGCGCTCAGGGGGGCGCTCGGGGCGGACGGCACGCTGGTGGTCTACACCGCTACACCCGAGAACTCCCGCACCTCCTCCTACTACCGGGCCGACACGGCCGGGATGAGCCCCGCCCAGTTGCGGAACTACCACGCGCGGATGCCCGCCTGGGACCTCGTGGACACCCCGGCCTCGCCCACGCTGGGGCGGCTCTCCGAGGAGGTCAGGCAGCTGCCCGGCGCCCGGCGCAGCGGGCACCCGCAGACCTCCTTCGCCGCGATCGGGCCGCTCGCCGAGTGGCTGACCAGGGACCACCGGTGGCGCAGCCACCTCGGCCCGGAGTCGCCCGCCCAGCGGCTCTACGAGAGCGGCGCGCGCTGCCTGATGATCGGCGTCCCGGTGTGGTGCTGCACCCCGCTCCACCTGCTGGAGTACTGGCAGCCCGACCGGGAGGACCAGCACTACCGGTGCGTGGTGCGCACTCCCGAGGGGCGGCGCCAGTGGCGGAGCTTCACCGGCACCCGGCTGCGCGACGAGCACTTCCCGGCGATGGGCGAGGTGCTCGCGGCGGGGCTGTCCGACCTGCTGGAGAGCGGTCCGGTCGGCGACGCCCACTGCTTCCTGATGCCGATCCGGGAAGCGGTCGATCTCGCCGACAAGTGGTACAGGACCAGGCCGAGTTGA
- a CDS encoding TIR-like protein FxsC — MNSPAGRGKEAPRPYFFLSYAHTPRMNSRGAADPNLWVAKLHQDLCEAILQITDVPAGHPIGFMDRSMHQGQKWAERLSRELANCRVFVPLYSPRYFKSEACGREWHLFTRRSVYQRRPTAERMTGIVPALWVPMDHYPLPRVAGELQFNHDSFGGDYATEGLYALMKIATYSSQYHTAVWRLAQRIVDVAEQTVIPTGQALDFESQPSAFDPPDVADKVRISVFSYRQPELPPNRDATWYGEQRTDWQPYRPDSSRPLAQDAADVARNMGFQPTVREFEEEAEELLTGERPSAPSVVLVDRWAFLDGRRADAVRRLDRRNLGAVAVVEPWNREDQQSRDHERMLNELGDSVLAVTRGARQKPSLRDDGTAGAPGSLEEFRGEMERAVMRACTAHEQHHRDSRPGGPPAERRPTIGP, encoded by the coding sequence GTGAACAGCCCAGCGGGCCGGGGGAAGGAAGCGCCGAGGCCGTACTTCTTCCTCAGCTACGCGCACACCCCGAGGATGAACTCGCGGGGCGCCGCCGACCCCAACCTCTGGGTGGCGAAGCTGCACCAGGACCTGTGCGAGGCGATCCTGCAGATCACCGACGTGCCGGCCGGGCACCCGATCGGGTTCATGGACCGCTCCATGCACCAGGGGCAGAAGTGGGCGGAGCGGCTGTCCCGGGAGCTGGCGAACTGCCGGGTGTTCGTCCCGCTGTACTCGCCGCGGTACTTCAAGTCCGAGGCGTGCGGCCGGGAGTGGCACCTGTTCACCCGGCGCTCGGTGTACCAGCGGCGGCCCACCGCGGAGCGGATGACCGGCATCGTGCCCGCCCTGTGGGTGCCGATGGACCACTACCCGCTGCCCCGGGTGGCCGGTGAACTCCAGTTCAACCACGACAGTTTCGGCGGCGACTACGCCACCGAGGGCCTGTACGCGCTGATGAAGATCGCCACCTACAGCTCGCAGTACCACACCGCGGTGTGGCGGCTCGCGCAGCGGATCGTGGACGTCGCCGAACAGACCGTCATCCCGACCGGGCAGGCGCTGGACTTCGAGTCCCAGCCGTCCGCCTTCGACCCGCCGGACGTCGCCGACAAGGTCCGGATCTCGGTGTTCTCCTACCGGCAGCCCGAGCTGCCGCCGAACCGCGACGCCACCTGGTACGGCGAGCAGCGCACCGACTGGCAGCCGTACCGCCCGGACTCCTCGCGGCCGCTCGCGCAGGACGCCGCCGACGTCGCCCGCAACATGGGATTCCAGCCCACCGTACGGGAGTTCGAGGAGGAGGCGGAGGAGCTGCTGACCGGCGAACGACCCTCCGCACCGAGCGTCGTCCTGGTCGACCGGTGGGCGTTCCTGGACGGGCGGCGCGCCGACGCGGTCCGCCGGCTCGACCGGCGCAACCTCGGCGCGGTCGCCGTGGTCGAACCGTGGAACCGCGAGGACCAGCAGAGCCGCGACCACGAACGGATGCTCAACGAACTCGGCGACAGCGTGCTCGCGGTCACCCGCGGCGCCCGCCAGAAGCCCAGCCTCCGCGACGACGGCACGGCCGGCGCCCCCGGCAGCCTGGAGGAGTTCCGCGGCGAGATGGAACGCGCCGTGATGCGCGCCTGCACCGCGCACGAGCAGCACCACCGGGACAGCAGACCCGGCGGACCGCCCGCCGAGCGCAGACCCACGATCGGCCCCTGA
- the fxsT gene encoding FxSxx-COOH system tetratricopeptide repeat protein → MTERPTKGPQIQARRRDATIENRHGRIVTFYSYKGGTGRTMALANTAWILAANGYRVLVVDWDLEAPGLAQFFRPFLNPDVVAATTGIMDLFGDYLEEARRPIDRDPEWIEDFARIHPHALSLAWPHFPGAGRIDLVPAGQQNRDYSVARLDWDLLYERYEGRRFIQSLRADMKRRYDYVLIDSRTGLTDTADICTVEMPDDLVVCFTLSDQSIDGASRIARVIEDRYGDREIRILPVPMRIDEGEKEKADAGRALARIKFSGLPAGFGEADLARYWAGVEIPYRPFYAYEEILAPFGDQPGLPGSMLAANERLTREITQSRVAGLPPMPEDLRLRHLDGFARRRPTAPADLYLSYVPEDRAWADWISALLADAGYRVVPRDVGAGANPREATGRGIDSAYRTVALLSAAYLQSPQAQALWDRTVLADPAGARRQLIPVRVSDVRLNAPYNSRNPVDLIGRDEQAAATTLLRALGRTETELPERSPGAPRFPGTKPTFWEVPQRNHSFTGRVKVLDDLRAQLAGGTTAVLPPPQTLYGLGGVGKTQVALEYAHRYMSHYDLVWWIDAEQSENVVVDLAELAGRLGLRVGDNVNEAAQAARDALRQGIPTPNWLLIFDNADEPGEIRRFFPDGPGHILVTSRNQGWSGQAGVLNVDVFDRTESVDHLTRRVRGLARGDADRVADAVGDLPLAVEVAAAWLETTRTPVDTYVNQLKAEATRVLAAGETPVDYPTPVGLTWNVSITRLREQSPAAVRLLELCAFFAPEPISLNQFFFSEQMRLALVPYDEELTDTFLLGKVLRAVSRYALAKTDAGSDSFQVHRLVQAVVRSGMTEAERNSTMHQVHRILVNARPPLGDTDNPANWPTLEKIWPHLTPSRAQDCDEREVRELLIDRVRYLWKRVDLDQALQLGRQLDAAWAVRSETEPDPAERRLWRRQVYSLRLQVANVLRSKGSYTDALALDEATLLGQRELLGEHHPYTLMTANSMAADLRYLNRFQEALALDEDTYRQFVELFGEDDPRTLSVANNLAIDHRLVGNSREALELDQETLERRSAVLGPLHPYTLSVKSNLARDLRELGDYKASAELLREVTETFGAVDASGLPEELRNAKSLAVSLRRAGQYAEARELTERTYERYIDLYGPEFPDALACRLNLAADFSAAGDKETARDIATDAYQGHRRLLGDAHPFTFACENNLSIYLRGSGDIDGALLHGRSAVDGLTRALGDRHPFTLNAVINLANTLAENRQLAEAEELGRAAHSGLSARYGANHPDALVCQANLAITLREAGRRSEAESLRMQAVAALVELFGEEHPSVVSARNWVRTNRDLEPQPL, encoded by the coding sequence ATGACCGAGAGGCCGACGAAGGGCCCGCAGATCCAGGCGCGCCGCCGCGACGCCACCATCGAGAACCGGCACGGCCGGATCGTCACCTTCTACTCGTACAAGGGCGGCACCGGCCGCACCATGGCGCTGGCCAACACCGCCTGGATCCTGGCCGCCAACGGCTACCGGGTGCTGGTCGTCGACTGGGACCTCGAAGCGCCCGGCCTCGCCCAGTTCTTCCGGCCCTTCCTCAACCCCGACGTGGTCGCCGCCACCACCGGCATCATGGACCTGTTCGGCGACTACCTCGAAGAGGCCCGCCGCCCGATCGACCGCGACCCCGAGTGGATCGAGGACTTCGCGCGGATCCACCCGCACGCCCTCTCGCTGGCCTGGCCGCACTTCCCCGGCGCCGGCCGGATCGACCTCGTCCCGGCCGGCCAGCAGAACCGCGACTACTCGGTGGCCCGCCTCGACTGGGACCTGCTGTACGAGCGCTACGAGGGCCGGCGGTTCATCCAGTCGCTGCGCGCCGACATGAAGCGCCGCTACGACTACGTCCTGATCGACAGCCGCACCGGACTCACCGACACCGCCGACATCTGCACCGTCGAGATGCCCGACGACCTGGTGGTCTGCTTCACCCTCAGCGACCAGTCCATCGACGGCGCCTCCCGGATCGCCCGGGTCATCGAGGACCGCTACGGCGACCGGGAGATCCGGATCCTGCCCGTCCCGATGCGCATCGACGAGGGCGAGAAGGAGAAGGCCGACGCCGGCCGGGCGCTCGCCCGGATCAAGTTCTCCGGACTGCCCGCCGGCTTCGGCGAGGCCGACCTGGCCCGCTACTGGGCCGGCGTCGAGATCCCCTACCGGCCGTTCTACGCCTACGAGGAGATCCTCGCCCCGTTCGGCGATCAGCCCGGCCTGCCCGGGTCGATGCTCGCCGCCAACGAGCGCCTCACCCGGGAGATCACCCAGAGCCGGGTCGCCGGACTGCCGCCGATGCCCGAGGACCTGAGACTGCGTCACCTCGACGGCTTCGCCCGGCGCCGCCCCACCGCCCCCGCCGACCTGTACCTCAGTTACGTCCCCGAGGACCGCGCCTGGGCGGACTGGATCTCCGCGCTGCTCGCCGACGCCGGCTACCGGGTCGTCCCGCGCGACGTCGGCGCCGGCGCCAACCCGCGCGAGGCCACCGGCCGCGGCATCGACTCCGCGTACCGCACCGTCGCCCTGCTGTCCGCCGCCTACCTGCAGTCCCCGCAGGCCCAGGCGCTGTGGGACCGCACCGTGCTCGCCGACCCGGCCGGCGCCCGCCGCCAGCTGATCCCGGTCCGGGTCTCCGACGTCCGCCTCAACGCGCCGTACAACAGCCGCAACCCGGTCGACCTGATCGGCCGCGACGAGCAGGCCGCCGCCACCACCCTGCTGCGCGCGCTCGGCCGCACCGAGACCGAACTGCCCGAACGCTCGCCCGGCGCGCCCCGCTTCCCCGGCACCAAGCCGACCTTCTGGGAAGTCCCGCAGCGCAACCACTCGTTCACCGGCCGGGTCAAGGTCCTCGACGACCTGCGGGCCCAACTGGCCGGCGGCACCACGGCGGTGCTGCCGCCCCCGCAGACCCTGTACGGCCTCGGCGGCGTCGGCAAGACCCAGGTCGCGCTGGAGTACGCGCACCGCTACATGTCGCACTACGACCTGGTGTGGTGGATCGACGCCGAGCAGAGCGAGAACGTGGTGGTCGACCTCGCCGAGCTCGCCGGACGGCTCGGGCTGCGCGTCGGCGACAACGTCAACGAGGCCGCGCAGGCCGCCCGCGACGCGCTCCGGCAGGGCATCCCCACCCCCAACTGGCTGCTGATCTTCGACAACGCCGACGAGCCGGGCGAGATCCGCCGGTTCTTCCCCGACGGCCCCGGCCACATCCTGGTCACCTCCCGCAACCAGGGCTGGTCCGGCCAGGCCGGCGTGCTCAACGTCGACGTCTTCGACCGCACCGAGTCCGTCGACCACCTCACCAGGCGGGTCCGCGGCCTGGCCCGCGGCGACGCCGACCGGGTCGCCGACGCCGTCGGCGACCTCCCGCTGGCCGTCGAGGTCGCCGCCGCCTGGCTGGAGACCACCCGCACCCCCGTCGACACCTACGTCAACCAGCTCAAGGCCGAGGCCACCCGGGTCCTCGCCGCCGGCGAGACCCCGGTCGACTACCCGACCCCCGTCGGCCTCACCTGGAACGTCTCCATCACCCGGCTGCGCGAGCAGTCGCCCGCGGCCGTCCGGCTGCTGGAACTGTGCGCCTTCTTCGCGCCCGAGCCGATCTCGCTCAACCAGTTCTTCTTCTCCGAGCAGATGCGCCTCGCGCTCGTCCCCTACGACGAGGAGCTCACCGACACCTTCCTGCTCGGCAAGGTGCTGCGCGCCGTCAGCCGCTACGCACTGGCCAAGACCGACGCCGGCTCCGACTCCTTCCAGGTGCACCGGCTCGTCCAGGCCGTGGTCCGCAGCGGCATGACGGAAGCCGAACGCAACTCCACCATGCACCAGGTCCACCGCATCCTGGTCAACGCCAGGCCCCCGCTCGGCGACACCGACAACCCCGCCAACTGGCCGACCCTGGAGAAGATCTGGCCCCACCTCACGCCCTCCAGGGCGCAGGACTGCGACGAGCGGGAAGTCCGCGAACTGCTCATCGACCGGGTCCGCTACCTGTGGAAGCGCGTCGACCTCGACCAGGCGCTGCAACTCGGCCGCCAGCTCGACGCCGCCTGGGCGGTGCGCTCCGAGACCGAGCCAGACCCGGCCGAACGCCGCCTGTGGCGCCGTCAGGTCTACAGCCTGCGGCTGCAGGTCGCCAACGTGCTGCGCTCCAAGGGCTCCTACACCGACGCGCTGGCCCTCGACGAGGCAACGCTGCTCGGCCAGCGCGAACTCCTCGGCGAGCACCACCCGTACACCCTGATGACCGCCAACTCGATGGCGGCCGACCTGCGTTACCTCAACCGCTTCCAGGAGGCCCTCGCCCTCGACGAGGACACCTACCGGCAGTTCGTCGAACTCTTCGGCGAGGACGACCCGCGGACCCTCTCGGTCGCCAACAACCTCGCCATCGACCACCGCCTGGTCGGCAACAGCCGGGAAGCCCTCGAACTCGACCAGGAGACCCTGGAACGCCGCTCCGCGGTCCTCGGCCCGCTCCACCCCTACACCCTCAGCGTCAAGTCCAACCTCGCCCGCGACCTGCGCGAACTCGGCGACTACAAAGCCTCCGCCGAACTGCTCCGCGAGGTCACCGAGACCTTCGGCGCGGTCGACGCCTCCGGCCTGCCGGAGGAACTGCGCAACGCCAAGTCGCTCGCCGTGTCGCTGCGCCGGGCCGGCCAGTACGCCGAGGCCCGCGAACTCACCGAACGCACCTACGAGCGCTACATCGACCTGTACGGGCCCGAGTTCCCCGACGCGCTCGCCTGCCGGCTCAACCTGGCCGCCGACTTCAGCGCCGCCGGCGACAAGGAGACCGCCCGGGACATCGCCACCGACGCCTACCAGGGCCACCGGCGCCTGCTCGGCGACGCCCACCCGTTCACCTTCGCCTGCGAGAACAACCTCAGCATCTACCTGCGCGGCTCCGGCGACATCGACGGCGCCCTGCTGCACGGCCGCTCGGCCGTCGACGGCCTCACCCGCGCGCTCGGCGACCGCCACCCCTTCACCCTGAACGCCGTCATCAACCTCGCCAACACCCTCGCCGAGAACCGGCAGCTCGCCGAGGCCGAGGAGCTCGGCCGCGCCGCCCACAGCGGGCTGTCCGCCCGGTACGGGGCCAACCACCCCGACGCGCTGGTCTGCCAGGCGAACCTGGCCATCACCCTCCGGGAGGCGGGCCGCCGCAGCGAGGCGGAGAGCCTGCGGATGCAGGCCGTCGCCGCCCTCGTCGAACTCTTCGGCGAGGAGCACCCCTCGGTCGTCTCGGCCCGCAACTGGGTCCGCACCAACCGGGACCTGGAGCCGCAGCCGCTCTGA
- a CDS encoding alpha/beta fold hydrolase, with translation MATRRIETPDGGILAVETSGDPSGRPVFLLHGTPGSRVGPAPRSAVLARMRVRLISFDRPGYGDSTRLPGRNVSAAANDVAVIADALGLDRFAVVGRSGGGPHALACAALLPDRVRRAATQVSLAPRHAEGLDWFAGMTESNERAYRQAELGQPRIAGQFQFRSRMIRRDPAQLIRNLVPELTPPDRTVVADIGIRRMLHSTYRQAFRFGADGWIDDVLAFIAEWGFAVDSIHVPVRLWHGADDKFSPVGHSAWLADHIPGAQLYLEPGAAHFGSLKEMTDAIRWAAHP, from the coding sequence GTGGCGACACGGAGGATCGAGACGCCGGACGGTGGCATCCTCGCCGTCGAAACCTCCGGAGACCCGTCCGGCAGACCGGTGTTCCTGCTCCACGGCACCCCCGGCAGCCGGGTCGGGCCCGCCCCGCGCAGCGCCGTGCTGGCCCGGATGCGGGTCCGGCTGATCTCCTTCGACCGCCCCGGCTACGGCGACTCCACCCGGCTGCCCGGACGCAACGTCTCGGCCGCGGCCAACGACGTCGCGGTGATCGCCGACGCGCTCGGCCTGGACCGGTTCGCCGTGGTCGGCCGCTCCGGCGGCGGGCCGCACGCCCTGGCCTGCGCCGCACTGCTGCCCGACCGGGTCCGCCGGGCCGCCACCCAGGTCTCCCTCGCCCCCCGCCACGCAGAGGGCCTCGACTGGTTCGCCGGGATGACCGAGTCCAACGAACGCGCTTACCGCCAGGCCGAGTTGGGCCAGCCACGGATCGCCGGCCAGTTCCAGTTCCGGTCCCGGATGATCCGGCGCGACCCGGCCCAGCTGATCCGCAACCTGGTCCCCGAACTCACCCCGCCGGACCGCACCGTGGTCGCCGACATCGGCATCCGCCGGATGCTGCACTCCACCTACCGGCAGGCGTTCCGCTTCGGCGCCGACGGCTGGATCGACGACGTCCTCGCCTTCATCGCCGAATGGGGCTTCGCGGTGGACTCCATCCACGTGCCCGTCCGCCTCTGGCACGGCGCCGACGACAAGTTCTCCCCCGTCGGCCACTCCGCCTGGCTGGCCGACCACATCCCCGGCGCCCAGCTCTACCTGGAGCCCGGGGCCGCCCACTTCGGCTCGCTGAAGGAGATGACCGACGCCATCCGCTGGGCGGCGCACCCCTGA
- a CDS encoding DUF4231 domain-containing protein: protein MREQDLLPRLFWAADGASLQGQTRAVALSRWELLLLVGAAFAGSADGALWAWGAALAYLGALFIAVMVAWQNPQRLWYDGRAVAESVKTLVWKYAVRADSYQPPPRKLPDAERLYDIQLAGILGEFDTDRVTPGVTEELRTWRAPARHPQITETMEKLRDQPLPVRREIYLRERVQSQRQWYQAKAIQCRNATRRVGRLAIVLPAAGLLLAVLRALGQFSFDALGAISAVAASIAAWAQLRQYRPQAAAYTLAAAELSKVEAQLAAVDLSSPEAEETWARLARDAEDAISREHTTWQARREVRSLDIPS, encoded by the coding sequence GTGCGGGAGCAGGACCTGCTCCCGCGCCTGTTCTGGGCCGCCGACGGCGCGTCCCTGCAAGGCCAGACCCGGGCGGTGGCGCTCTCCCGCTGGGAGCTGCTGCTGCTGGTCGGCGCGGCGTTCGCCGGCTCCGCCGACGGCGCGCTGTGGGCCTGGGGCGCCGCGCTGGCGTACCTCGGCGCGCTGTTCATCGCCGTCATGGTCGCCTGGCAGAACCCGCAGCGGCTCTGGTACGACGGCCGGGCGGTCGCCGAGTCGGTGAAGACCCTGGTGTGGAAGTACGCGGTGCGGGCCGACTCCTACCAGCCGCCGCCCCGCAAGCTGCCCGACGCCGAGCGCCTCTACGACATCCAGCTCGCGGGCATCCTCGGCGAGTTCGACACCGACCGGGTCACCCCGGGGGTCACCGAGGAACTGCGCACCTGGCGGGCCCCGGCCCGCCACCCGCAGATCACCGAGACCATGGAGAAGCTCCGCGACCAGCCGCTGCCGGTCCGCCGCGAGATCTACCTGCGCGAGCGCGTGCAGAGCCAGCGCCAGTGGTACCAGGCCAAGGCCATCCAGTGCCGCAACGCGACCCGCCGGGTCGGCCGGCTGGCCATCGTGCTGCCCGCCGCGGGCCTGCTGCTCGCCGTGCTGCGCGCCCTCGGCCAGTTCTCGTTCGACGCGCTCGGCGCGATCTCCGCCGTGGCCGCCTCCATCGCCGCCTGGGCGCAGCTGCGCCAGTACCGGCCGCAGGCCGCCGCCTACACTCTCGCCGCGGCCGAACTCTCCAAGGTCGAGGCTCAGTTGGCCGCCGTCGACCTCTCCTCCCCGGAGGCTGAGGAGACCTGGGCCCGGCTGGCCCGGGACGCCGAGGACGCGATCTCCCGGGAACACACCACCTGGCAGGCGCGCCGCGAGGTGCGCAGCCTCGACATCCCCAGCTGA